In a single window of the Zea mays cultivar B73 chromosome 5, Zm-B73-REFERENCE-NAM-5.0, whole genome shotgun sequence genome:
- the LOC111589321 gene encoding protein ALP1-like codes for MTFRRSIETISRYFKEVLYAVGELRNEMILPPSTATPTKIRDSHRWYPYFKDCIGAIDGTHVLARVPRNQRAAFLGRKHTTTQNILAAVDFDLRFTYVLAGWEGSAHDALILADALEREDGLKVPQGKFYLVDAGYAVRPGFLPPYRATRYHLSEYGGRNPQNPKELFNLRHSSLRVTIERAFGALKNRFKILYNKPFHPYKTQVKLVLACCILHNWILRHGNDEHIPLEETWAANQVHEEAPHDLVMDNAAWSATRDNWAQQMWQNRASHRG; via the exons ATGACCTTTCGAAGGTCTATTGAGACCATTAGCAGATACTTCAAGGAAGTATTGTATGCTGTTGGTGAACTGAGGAATGAGATGATCTTGCCACCTTCAACTGCTACACCAACCAAAATTAGAGATAGCCACAGATGGTACCCATATTTCAAG GACTGTATTGGTGCCATTGATGGCACTCATGTGCTAGCAAGAGTTCCTAGAAATCAGAGGGCTGCCTTCCTTGGTAGGAAACACACCACAACACAGAACATCTTAGCTGCTGTAGACTTTGATCTAAGGTTTACATATGTTCTTGCTGGCTGGGAGGGATCAGCACATGATGCCCTTATCCTTGCTGATGCCCTTGAGAGAGAAGATGGTCTAAAAGTGCCCCAAG GTAAATTTTACCTTGTGGATGCTGGTTATGCTGTCAGACCTGGGTTTTTACCCCCTTATCGTGCCACACGGTACCACTTGAGTGAATATGGGGGGAGGAATCCACAGAACCCCAAAGAGCTCTTCAACCTTAGACATTCATCACTAAGGGTGACAATAGAGAGGGCCTTTGGTGCTTTGAAGAACAGATTCAAAATATTATACAACAAACCTTTCCATCCATACAAGACACAAGTAAAGCTAGTCCTAGCCTGTTGTATCCTCCACAACTGGATTCTTCGTCATGGGAATGATGAACATATTCCACTGGAAGAAACATGGGCTGCAAATCAAGTTCATGAGGAAGCTCCCCATGACCTTGTCATGGACAATGCTGCATGGTCTGCTACCAGGGACAATTGGGCTCAACAAATGTGGCAGAATAGGGCCTCACATAGGGGATAA
- the LOC103628452 gene encoding uncharacterized protein, translating to MADMVSEVAGQGARPALRWTAVMSGFVLRRFVDLIGNGVKTDKGFKEIHLNSVAKNVSEFCGQEVTGQQVYNHLRKWRSRWVKVCKLKDISGALWDEDNFVISLEEGHYAAYIKDHPKDADYLNRPIENYMPMQIIFGSGVATGKFAMGSNEPLGKPTDIVDILDDGIEVTSKFVDCSNLTNKGKTVDKGTPGESNDNKPNLGKRKRFMTDEDVAVFNGMKQAVSDVAAAVRESIHAEAAPGIYNAVINCPGFSREALMYALNHMMEHKATSLVFLDMTPDDRDLWLKTFLAKHYHN from the exons ATGGCTGACATGGTCTCTGAGGTTGCTGGTCAGGGGGCTAGGCCTGCTCTTAGGTGGACTGCTGTAATGTCTGGGTTTGTTCTCCGTCGTTTTGTTGACTTGATAGGAAATGGGGTTAAGACTGACAAAGGTTTTAAGGAAATCCACCTTAACTCTGTTGCTAAAAATGTATCTGAGTTCTGTGGCCAAGAAGTAACAGGCCAACAAGTGTACAATCACCTTCGTAAGTGGAGGTCTAGGTGGGTCAAGGTTTGCAAACTGAAGGACATTAGTGGCGCTCTTTGGGATGAGGATAACTTTGTCATAAGCTTAGAAGAGGGTCATTATGCTGCTTACATCAAG GATCACCCAAAAGATGCTGATTACCTCAATAGGCCCATAGAGAACTATATGCCTATGCAAATCATATTTGGAAGTGGGGTTGCCACAGGTAAGTTTGCAATGGGTTCAAATGAGCCTTTGGGCAAGCCAACTGACATTGTTGACATCCTAGATGATGGCATTGAAGTGACCTCAAAGTTTGTTGATTGTTCCAATCTAACTAACAAGGGGAAGACTGTTGACAAGGGTACCCCTGGTGAGTCCAATGATAACAAGCCCAACTTAGGGAAGAGGAAGAGGTTCATGACTGATGAGGATgttgctgtgttcaatgggatgaaACAAGCTGTTTCAGATGTTGCTGCTGCTGTCCGTGAAAGCATCCATGCTGAAGCAGCACCTGGGATCTACAATGCTGTAATCAATTGTCCTGGGTTCTCTAGGGAGGCTCTCATGTATGCCCTAAACCACATGATGGAGCACAAGGCCACCTCCCTGGTGTTCCTGGACATGACTCCTGATGATCGTGACCTATGGCTCAAGACTTTCCTAGCCAAGCACTACCACAACTGA